The DNA window CTCATGGCAGTGCCCTGCTGAACCACTCTGGATGTATCTCGAAGATGCCCTGCTATTTCTACGGATTGAGCAAAATACTGGGCTCCCCGTAACTCCTTCGCATTGGCTTCGTTCCGCCAAACTTGGGTTGATCCGCTCTCGTTTTCAGCTTGCATTAGTCAGTCTTTGTAGTGTTGGTGGTTTCTCCAAGGGTCAAGGGGCGGAaccccaaaacaaaaaatcaaaaataacaaacggaactttaaataaaatcaaaatcataTATTTAGCAACTTATGGGCTAAGAACTTAAAATAGATCAAATGACGTGAAATAAACAATTTCAGGTTCTCTTAAAGCTTCAAATGCGTATAACTCATGTTCAGAACGGCATATATCAGAATTGGTTTAAATAAATCGTGCTCGTGTGTTTCGGTGTGGGCCTTGAGTGTCCTGGGGATCTTGTATAATACATTCAATTGTTGTGGCTGCGATTTGTGCATTGAACAGTTTTCAATTGGTTGGAAGCgcatttttgattaaaatattaaggGTAAAGTAAGAAGACAACTGAGTGTCCCATAGATAATGAATTACTGACTCGCAAAGCTCTACAAATAAGCAAACATCACAAGTCAACGCAAAACGCAAACAAAACTCCAAATGTGCGCTGTCCTACGAATTGCAAAATGTATAGGAAGAAGCGATACAATTCGTATAAGTTATGACTAAGTATATCAATTAGACGAGTTAATATTATGACTTTGACTTAGGCTAGGCAAAGGATGAGTTTTCTGCTCCTGGCATAAATGGCAAAAGTTTACACAAACAGATTCGGAAATCAATCTTCTCTTTACACACAAGATTCATCGTAGTCGATGTTGTTCTGATATCTCGGTAGACACCGCCTAAAACTAAAATACACTGTATTAGAAATTGGTTTCAATATAAGTATGTTTTTTgtgatttccttttttctcGGGGATGCCCTCGCACTATCCCTCGTATAACTTTTAGTGATTTCCTTTAGTTTTCCTGCACACACTTATAGTAGTTATCCATATATGAATgggtttatatatattttatgtaagttTGGTTTGCTGCTTGCATAGGCAATATAAATATGTTCTTGAAATTTTCTTTCCCTTCGTTATAATTACTTGAAGTAGTTGAATAATTTTACGTGTATATGCGGTATATAACTCCCCCTTTTTTCGCTCCGTGTGTGCCGATGatctgtctgtgtgtgtgtctgagGGTCATTCAACTCCCACGCACTTCATGCACTTAAATCACTAAGCTAAAATGCCTCGCCCATCGTCGCGGGAGGGGCTTACAAATTACACTGCCATAGTATCGTAGGCTGTGAATCCTGCGCCATTTGTTTGTTGGAGTTGGAGTTGTTTTGGGCCGGTTTCGTTTCTGCACGTGAAGAAATGTATCTGATTAGTGGAGATCTTGGATGGGGGACTAGGATAATTAGGTTTATGCTGCAACCAAAGCATTGCATGAGAACGAGATGGGATCCTTCGGGGGCTCCTTAGGGACAGAGCCCATCCGGATCCCATCCCGCCTTGGTGGCCGTGTCTTTATGTTCTGTTCGTGGCTTAACATAGTTTACTTCTGgttctttttggttttggcaAGCTGAGGCCAAGCACAAAGCTGCAATAAACTGTTAATACGAGTACTTATGGAAACACTTGAGTATTTTGATAGACAGATATGGCATAGGGTCTGCTTATCATATGGAGTAGTTGTCAAAAGGATTTCAAAACATTCAACTGTGATTTGCTGTCcaaccaaaaaccaaaccaaaagaaattaaagacAAAACCAACACAACACACAACATAAAGTGAGAACCAAGAACTCAAGTCGGGTTATACATAGATGTAAGGACAATATGCATTATAGTTTAGTACTGATAAGTAGGTGCTTGGGCATGCAGGTTAGTCACATTTTGTTAGGGCTTTCAAGACTTACAACTGTCGTCGACTAATGTCAGCGATCATAATCATTCACAATTGGGTTATTAGGTAAACGAAGAAaggaaaattaattgattgaGATTAGTGACGGGAGAATTGCATCAGAACTACAATCAACAATTTCTGTGCAACAGTTTCAACTTCTGATGATTGACGTGTGGGCGTGTAAATATTCTATATCAGACCGATGGGTCTGTCTTACCTTTCAATCAGTTTACGCATTTCTTCGGTGGTGCGCTGATCTTTCGGTTGTGGGGATCGCTTCACTGCTGCGAGTTCAGCATTTCGGGGTTCAAAGTATTTGCAAAAGAAATTGGTTTGTGTTGCCCGAACCGATAGAGTAgggtaatatataaatttaataaagttcCATAAAAGAAAACggaaagaaaaatttaaatggagatgaaatcataaaaacataatTAGCTTAGATCTAAAAACTATACACTCGGCGTTTAACCAGAAATGGGTGACTTCGTGCAGGAATCTTGAAAATAAGTGCGAATCCCCCGTGTCTTTACTTATTCGGACCTCTAAGAGGTCCTCCCATGCAGGTTTCCAGTGACTATTCGAATTCACGGGTTGTGATTAGATACAAACATAAAACATTGAAATGCAAACGGTGTGCTCCATGAAGTGAAATGAAATGTAAATGTGCAATAGAGTTGAatcttaaaagtaaataaacatAACAACTGTGTACCAAAACCAAAGTTAAATCGAAATAACTTAAGACGTTGATGTTCCTTTACAAAAATTTAGCAAAACACAGCGTGAATATTCTAGGATGAGCGAGATAACAAAAAATCTCTGAAAAATGCGAGgacatttttaatggcaaTGACGAAGTTGAATGATCGCTGGATATATCTTGTGGAATATACACAAATTGTTGATTATGAACGCGAGGCGAGGGGCTCGTGAGAAATCGAAGTATGAGAGGTGATCAGTTATCGAATGATGATCGTGGTAAATCACACAAACTAACTCAACTTCGGCTAGGATCACTCACCCTCGTTGGAGtcttctaaaatatattttacacaaaatttcgAACAGATGCAGTTGAAAAAGATGGCGAATTGATATTGTTAAAATCTCTCGTATGTATCAAGTCGAATTTTTagatatatttaatgtaataaaaacGCAAACATCCTTTTATGAAGGAGATGTCTCAAGTTACCAACTTACCGCCATAGTTTCCGCGTGGTCCATGATCACGATCGCACTCTGCCTCTGAGATCTCGTTACTCTCCTTGGAGTCGTTGAATGAGGAGTTGCTCATGTCATGGTTGcgtggcggtggtggtggaggcTCGGGCGATCCATTGCCAGGGTTGCGGGCAGAGCCTGTGGATTGGGGTGTTCATAAGATAACATAATATATAGTAGGGAGAGCTTTTTCCACTCACCGATGCTGCGACGTCCCATTGATCCTCGAGAGCCGTAGTGATCGTAGGGCTGTCCATAGGGTCCTCCGTACTGGGAGCCGTACTGATCCTCCTCGGGGGCGCAGTTGGCGGGatcgtcgtattcgggtccgGGTCCGGAGTACAGGCTGCCGCCTTGCGAGTTGACGCGGGTGTATCGGCGCTACAGGTTACAGGGCAATCCATCAGACTCTCTTCCACAACCCATCATTAACTATCAAACACTCACATATTGATCCTCCTCGGCACAGTTGGCGGGGTCATCGTACTCGGGAGCTGGCGTGTAGATCGAGGACTGTCCTCCCTGGCTGTTCTTGCGCTGGTAGCGATTGGCCCTGGGCATCGACTGCGATCCGGAGCGGGAGTGCACGTGTCCCGGATGTCCTGGGGGCAGCATGGTGCCCGCGTGTCCGGGAACTGGGCCGGCATGTCCGTTCTGGTGCGGGAAGGTCTGGAAGTTCATGGCCTTGGTGGGGTCCATTTCCTCGCGGAAGCCGAGCAGGTGGAACGTGGCATAGGGGCAGATTTCATCTTCCATGCCTTGCGGGGGAGTAAATCGATTATTATCTGTGTTCTCCCCAGTAAATTCAATGTGTTTTCGGTGGAATTGGTTTAGTGTTTTTAGTATGCTGCGATGATACCTGTTAGCCCTTACCAAGTGATTACTTACAAGTTGGTTAGCTTGAGTTAGCTGGTTGCGACCAGGAGTTAGACTATGGGTTAGTGCGGGTTCGTAACTTAAAAGTAGGTAAACACTAAGAGGGATCGATTCTTGAAAGTTTagtttgataaataaataataagaacTAGGTAAGGTAAGGAAAAGTGctctaatattattatttatttaatttcgaatGAAAGGGTTCTTTTAGTTTTATCAGAATCTGTACAAATGTGTGGCTGGTAAAAATAACATTCCATTGAGAAAATGAAATTCTAAGcaatttaactttattttaattttatctgaCAGTTAACAGGCTTAAGATTTTTTGTAAATCATTAACTTTGCAGAAACTAAATTAAGGAAAATGATAGTTCAGTTATCGATCCACTCCATTGACAAGGTTGGGTGTTGGGGTTAGTGGGGTTCTTTCGGGggtaaataaaacttaatcCGCAGAAGGGAGCGGCTGCTCCTCTACGCTCCGCCTACCTGGATGCCTGTAGTGGCACTCGGCATTgccgtgggcgtggccgtAATGGTTGCCGTGCATGGGGACTGGCGGCGCCTTCAGCTCCTCGTAGAGGTTGGGATTGCGCCGGGGATCCCAGGTCGAGTGGTTCGAACGGAGGCCACCGCGGCCTGGACAGTTCGAAGAGTGGTGTTCATGTGGTTCAGGGTGAGGTGTGTGGATGGATTCGTTTCGAGTGtgttttttcaatttccaatTTCGTACAACATCAAAATTAGGTCAACGGAAATCATAATCGAATTGAAGCAACCGAAGTGGTGCGGGATTTGGAGGTGGTGCATGGGGAGCAGAGGGTTAAACGATAAGTATAATTTCAATAAGAACCCAAAGtggtaaacaaatatttttctaaattaacAACAACATTTAGTAACATAGTTCTTTTCATGCCGGGAGAGTCGGGGTGGAACCGAAAAGGAAGCGGCTTAAAGAAGCAACACTAAGAATTTTTTGGGTCCGGAAAAGCTTAGCTTGAGTGTGATATGTGGGCGGATTTATACCCCTTGGTGTATGCAAAAGCAACGCAAAATACATTTCGTGTATGGTTTTTTCGTTCGCAAAGTAAATGGAAGAAAGAACTAAGCCCCAGGCCATGCCCGGGGATCCGGGAACCGGGGGAACCCTCGAGCCCCAGCCATGGACCCTCGGCATTAATAAATGTTGCATTGGAAATTTAGATGCTTACTTATGACTGTACCTCGCTTAATCCGGTCGCAGGTGTTGTAGTTGGAGCCGGGAACGGGGGGCAGCTTCCGGTTGGGCGGGGCGATGTAGCCGAGCTCGTCGCGCAGGTCAGGACGACGCTTGTCCAGGGTGGCGCCGGGTCCCATTGTCTGATTGTAAACTACATCGTCTAGAATTAATACATGATATCGCCAACTCAATATTGAAACACTGAAGATGCTTTTCCTTCGTTATATGCTGCTCGCATTCAATCAACTCGCATACTTTACTTCTGTTTCTTTCGATCTCGACTTGTTCCGTCACTCGTTACTGGatttgacaattattttttttttggtttttggtgcGGCATGTCAACACACTAAATGTGCTAAATAGTAGCTCAAAAATACAAGTTACAATTGCGTAAAAGGATTCCAAAAGAGGTTACGTGAAGTGTTTTGGTTATTTGTTTTCGATTTCAAAATATACCAACTGGTTATTACGATTACGACTGATAGCAATGACATGAAATGAGCGATGAACTTAATTTTGGATTTTACTCGACTTTACTTGGTCATCGATCAAGGATCTCGATGGTGATTTCAAAAAGCATCTTAGTTTTGGTTGGTTAGGGGGGAAAGTACGGAAAGTATTCAGAACTCAAAAACGAATACGATAGATTTGAAATGTCTTGTTTTGTGGAGGATTGGTTGTAGATAAGATAGAGTAGTATTTGATTCTTGTGAAAGTTGCTCAGAGTATAAGCAAAACGTATGTACAACAACGGGGCTATAATAGATATATAGTTTACTATGGTTAAACTTATATTGCATATAGATAGTGTACTTCACAGAGCCAACAATAACtggtcaataaataaatttaccaCTTGGCTGGTAACTTTATCTATTCTTTAGTCGTTATCAGATGTTTTAGTACAACTTTCAAGTCATATTTGGCAATTGATAAACCAATTGGTTTTAATGACGGTGAAGTAtcaatgatgatttcataTGTACACACAGATATTGACACTAGttgaatatattatatgaACTATTATAGTTATATTTTGATAGTTTGGTATATTTTCAGTACTTGTCTGCTGACTGTTTATGTTGGTATATTTTTGGAGTGCGATCTTTTGGTTTATTTCTGTAAGTGTAGCTTGTATAAATGCTTCAACAAATATAGATGAATCATGCAAAGCCGAACTACACATTAACATTCCATCAGAAAATAGCAATTTTACAAACCGACCAATTTGTTTATCAGAGTGACGGCTAAACTTATCGGCATATTGGCTAAACTGTTGGCAATACACTTGAAAAAAGCGTCATGTAAAtcatagaaataaaaataaataaaataattttgtaaaattgtataatGCTTGATAATTATTGATAAattgattattaaatataaaacgaatactttataaaataaaaaaaaatttctttgacCTTGCCGTTATACGTTTCACTTTCAATATTTAGCCAATATgaaacaaaacagaaataaaatatttcgctAGGATCTACAATAGGCAAAGAGTGGGTTAAGATCGATAAAAAGACGTTGTGCTTGAGCTATGGTCCTTGGAGGAGAACCTACAGTACACATCCTTCTGGCCGCCGCGCATGTCGTCCGCTCGTCGCCGGGAAAGGGCCACGCAGACCACGCAGATGCCCACCGCCACCACGACCACGGTGGCGATCAGGGGCACCATGAAGTTGAGGTCGAGCCACTCGGGCATCCAGGCGGGCAGGCGGATGCGGGTGTGCACGTTCCCGTGGCCCGTGCCATCGTCCAGGGGCGCAATGGTGCCTTTCGACGTCCGCAAGGGGGGTCATACAAACCGGATTCGCACATGCAATTTTCGCGGGTCATACACAACAACAAATCGGGGATGTGGGCAGGCAGTACAGGCAatagttttggtttttgtttttcaagcGCAAGTGTGGGTGGGTGTTTCAGGTGGTGTTCAGAGAGAGGTAGAGAGAAACCGAAAAGAGAACGAAATCTTAATTAGTTTTCAGCATAGATACCTTTGTGGTGATTGCCCTTGCTACGCAGTATACAAATAACAATTATCGCTATGATTATGACGAGCAGAGCCGCCACGACGGGCACAACTAAATTTAGGTTCGAGAGGATAATGCGGATCGTGTCCTCGGCGCTTAGTTCGGGTAAATCTCGCGAGGGTGCGATAGTGcctgcaacaacaataacatcAACAACCAAAGGGTGTTTTTTTCAGTGGATGGAAAAAGACATATCACGgatagagagagagcgagacaGAGACACACAGAGTGAGAGAGAGACAGGAAGATCAGCCATGGCCTTTGACCTCTGCTGGCACACTGACCTTTGTACCGGGCACACTCACACGTACATATACAAATACAGACTGTGGCAGGTGAGAAGAGTTCAAAGGTTAACTTGTCGATATTAAGTAGTAATTTTCGATATTGATAAGAGAGAAgatataaagtaaatatagtACTTGTTTTCGATTATTTTACATGGCGCAGAACTTTAAGCACGCATCAAAATGTGATTAAGTTATATGAGAACTAgttaaactattaaaaaactcgtaatttaataagaaactgtttttaaatacgtttaaatgcaatttgtttGTGTCCGCTTACAGCTAGTTAATGATGTATGTTGTAAGATCGCTAAAACTGGACGAAACGAATGGAACAGCATTCCAAGAACGAGACAAGTATCCTTGAAATAAACCAACTAACTCAGGTGGAACTCAACTGTATCTTGACATAACTTCAACTGAAACGAATCGAAATGGCAAAAACCCAAAAGAAAATGTCTGCGTGTGACTGTGGTGATAAGTATAAGTCGAACCATAAGTAAAAGTTTAAGAAATCAACTCTCTCAGATAAAGACTCTCTGGCCAGGACTCCCAGATATCAGGAATGAAGATTCTTTGGTTGTTGTGCTTGATTGTTATGGCATGGTGGCTCTGCTCGATTCTTGGGATTGAGTTTCACACTTTCTTTGTCTTTTCCAAGCTTCTGTTAAATGAGCACTTTGCTGTTGTTAAtcaaatgaaaagcaaaacaagttagctaaattataaatgtatcttttttgGTGAGTGAATCGATTCTGTGACCAGTTGTGATGGGGAGTTCTAACCCAAAGTGAAGACTGGGTTCTGAAAAGTGGCTGAAGCCGTTTGGAAATTAGTTTCTTATCAGGAGGAAGGTACATTGATTGGAGTTTTGTACAATCTATTGATTCGGGAATGGATCAGCGGGTGTAACAACATTtattctatatttttaataacgaCAGGATCCATCGATTCTTTATTTCACAGTGAAAGTGTATTTTACAAGATCTCTTTCACGAACTGGGCacagaaatgcaaaaaataatacaaaggaaaataataaaaaatcatacaaGAACATTCCATGTCAtgaatatacattttgttattaaaaacacattttttcgaatttttttcGCAGTGACTTGGTGACTTGGAATGTCCTACCAATTCATACTGTGATCTAGAGCACTACAAATGCTTGGGTCTAGTTAAACgtaggaaaaattaaaatcgtgGCTGTTGGTGAGTTAGTAAACTATTCAATTATGTACATATGCAGATACGTTGCAGTAGCTCTTCACTGGGATTGTTGGTAAAAACGGAAGGAAACAAATTGCATTTACGTAAGGAAAATGATTACTCTTTACACTATTCGGGTGCTTCTGCGTTCAGAGTTCTGGCAGtcaaaaactattttcaaaCATAAAATCATAATGTAACTCAAGCTACTATATCGACAAGCTTTGTGTGGgttaccaaaaataataaaatactgtGCAATTTGCTCACattgaaaagcaaaaaaaattaaaatttgctcATATTTTGGAAAATATGTTACACATTTTTGTGATTGGTAAAGACAAAATAAACTCAGGAGTTCGGGTGTTCAACATTGTAAAGCTTGGTGCTTCTCATCTTGTTATTTGTATATGGACAGTGGGTCGGAGACGAGTTCCCAAAAACCGCACCAAAGATCATCCATCCTCGGTTAGGTATTTTCAGGACCTCACTCCGAAACTGTCAACGTAGAGTACTCTATGTACAAAAGCAATGCAGGATTCGTTTGGGAATCGGAGAACAGATCATAAATACCTCCAGTGACGGTCAGAGTGGCAAAGTCGTATTCGGCCACAGTGAAGCCAGCCGAGTTGTGGGCGGTGATGCGGAGGTTGTACCAGGTAGCGGGTTCCAGGTCCAAGACCACGTAGTTGTTGTCCGGTTTCACGTTGTTGGAGATCTGGTTCCATTCGATTTGATCGCTGAGGGGGTTAAAATGTTAGAGAAAGCTCTAATTCTAAGTGTTCCATAAGCATGATCTACCGTTTCTTGCTCTCTACCACAAAGTGCGACATGGGGCAGCCGCCATCTTTCCAGGCCTTGAAGTGCAGCGACACGGAGTTGGAGGAGACTTCAATGAAGCGCGGCTTCTCAGGCAGCTTGGGCTTCTGTCCCTTGGTCCGGGTGTTCAATATGTCCGAAGCCTCGCCAGCTCCAATGCTAAAATACATAGGTCAAGAGAATTCCCTAAAAATAGGTATTCTAAAGATTCTTACTTGTTAAATCCTGTGGCATAGACCTGATAACGGGAGCCGCACAGCAGATTCTCAATATTGTGCTTCTGTGAGTCAACGGATACCTCAGAGGTTTCCCATTCTCCGAATTCTGGGATTGTAGAGTTAGAATACgtttaatttgaaatacaGAAACCTTCTGTTATCCTAGTTATCGGATTTACCCACCTGGCTTGTAGTGCAGGGTGTATCCATGCAGAGGGGCGGTGTCTCCCTCATGGGGCTTTAGCTTGACGGTCAGGGCATCAGTGGTGGTGGCCGAGAGGGTGACGTGGGGCGATTGTGGGGGAGCCAGGACAATCAGCTTGTGCGTGATCGAGTCCTTGGCAATCGAGTTCTCAGCGTGGCAGGAATAGTCTCCGGCATCCTGGCGATTGACCGACTTGATCAGGAGAGAGCCATCGGGCAGCACGCGCATCCTATCGTTGGCGCTGAACTCGACGCCCTTGATCTTCCAGGTGATCTCCGGCTGGGGAGCTCCAACGGCCAGGCAGGGCATTTTGGCGTCCTCCTTGAAGGTGGCGGTGAAGGTGTCGTCGAAGGAGGCGATCTTGGCGGGCACCTGGTCGCTGGGCATGGCCACAATGCTCTTGGACTGCTGGCCCTCGCCAATCGTGGTGCTAGCCGTCACCCAGAATTCGTAGGGCTTGTTCTTCTCCAGTTCGGTGGCCTCGAAGCTCATCTGGTAGTGGGGTACCTTCTGGGTCTTTGTCTCGGTCTCAGCGCCTTCGGCCTTCGAGTATACGGTGTACTGGGTGATAATGCCATTGGGCTGTGCTGGTGGGCGCCAAGAAACCAGGATGGCAGCGTTACCCATAACCAGGGCTTTCACATCAGTAGGGGCTTCGGGAACTGTTTTTGAGGAAAGGGTTAAGTATCATGATTTGTGCTAAGTGTTGCTTTTAAAATAACCCACCATCGGGTTCGGTTTGGCAGTGGATGGGCACGCTGCGAACGCCATCACCTCCGGCTGTGGTGGCCAGGACTTGCATCGTGTAGTTGGTGTACTTCTTCAGGCCATGGAGAACGGTGTCGGAGGAGGCAGTCTTCTTATAGTGTCGCTTGGTCTcatctaaaataatattttttaggaaaaTCCCCAACATTGATTCATTGCACTTGACTTTACTTACCATACCACTCGTCGCTGGGGGCATAGACAACCTTGTAGGTCTTGATCACTCCGTTGGCGGACTCCAGGGGTGGGCTCACCCAGCCGACGCGGATGGTCTGCGAGGTCAGGGTGGTGCAGGCGGTGTCGCTGGGCGGCTGGCTTGGGGTTCCCTCGGCGGTGAACTGCTTCTCCTCCTCGCTCAATGGACCGGCTCCGATCTTGTTGAATGCCTGAATGACCACCGAGTACTGGGTGTAGACGCGCAGGTTCTGCAGCTCCAGGTTGTGCTCCTTGCCCTCCTCGGTGATGAAGTTGATGGTCTCGAAAACGTACGAAGAGTTGGTGTTGGACAGCTTGTAGCCGACGTAGTAGCCCAGGATCTCTCCGTTCCACTCGGTGCGTGGCGGTGGCTTCCAGGTGACGCGCATGGTGGTCTGGTTCACGGGCTCCACCTTGATGTTCTGCGGCTTGCCGGATGGCGCTTCCTCGGCCGTGATGATGGTTACTGCTTCGGAGGATTGGGATGTGCCAATGGCGTTCTCGGCCACGATGCGAATGTTGTAGGTGGTGGCGGGACTGAGCTTCTGCACTTGGGCTTCGGTGGTGTGTCCGGGGACAATAACGCGATCGATTTCACTCCAGGACGCACGGGAACGCTTGAACTCAATGATGTACCTGTCCAGGGGGGAGTTGCCGTCGTAGGGTTGGGCCCAGCTCAGCTGCACAGAACGGCCGGACTTGTCGAGCACCTTCAGGGCATAGGGCATCTCGGGAACTTCCTGGACAATCATGTTTATACTGGCATCGTCGGATCCAAAGGCATTGGTGGCCACGCAGGTGAAGAGGGCGGAGTCGGATCGCTCGGTGCGCTTGATGGACAAACTGGACATGACTCCGGTGGAGAGAATCTCCTCGCGAATGGTGTAGCGGTTGTCGTTCTTGGGGTCCAGGCGCATGTTGTTCATGTTCCATAAGATGCCGATGGGTTTCTCGCCCTTGGCCTCGCACTGCAGTACGGCGGGTTCTCCTCGTCGGGCGGTCTGGTTACGCAGCTTTTCGGTGAACTCGGGAGGGGCCTGGACGCTGATCATGATCACTGCCGAGAGTCCGGAGCCGATGCCATTAATAGCCTCGCACAGGTAGTAGCCCTCGTTGGTCTTTTGGATGTTGTCCACATGCAGAGTGCCCTCCTCCACGCGGATGTTGTCGCTCTTCTTCAGATCCTTGTACTCTCCGGGGGTGTCACCTGGAAAGTATGTGATACTTAGCCACCTTTCTCGGGGTCGTAAGGGAGTTGTACGTACCAACTGCCTTCTTCCATGTGACTTGGGGTTTGGGGAAGCCATCAGCTTTGCACTCAACCTTGGCATCGGAGCCCTGGGCGAAGGCCTTGTCGGTGGGTTCGAGGATCCATCTGGGTGGTACTGTTGGTGGAGTTGGTGGGTTGTCGCGGGAGTGGAAAGATAATATGTTAGTTGAGATGTCGTGGTTGCTTATCATAATTATTTGCATGCAGTAGGGTTGAGAATATCAGAGGAAGCGGAAGGACGGACCTAGTTTCAAGCAAAGTGAAATGATCTTTTCAAGTTTTTTCGTTC is part of the Drosophila biarmipes strain raj3 chromosome 2R, RU_DBia_V1.1, whole genome shotgun sequence genome and encodes:
- the LOC108030033 gene encoding cell adhesion molecule Dscam2 isoform X7, translating into MNMPNGRLKWLMLYAAVALIACGSQCLAANPPDADQKGPVFLKEPTNRIDFSNSTGAEIECKASGNPMPEIIWIRSDGTAVGDVPGLRQISSDGKLVFPPFRAEDYRQEVHAQVYACLARNQFGSIISRDVHVRAVVAQYYDTDVNKAYVIRGNAAVLKCEIPSFVADFVSVVSWHTDQNEDFLPGSEYDGKYLVLPSGELHIREVGPEDGYKSYQCRTKHRLTGETRLSATKGRLVITEPVGSVSPQLSGNGNQEHITLTRVPKMGSVTLMCPAQAYPVPFFRWYKFIEGTTRKQAVVLNDRVKQVSGTLIIKDAVVEDSGKYLCVVNNSVGGESVETVLTVTAPLSAKIDPPTQTVDFGRPAVFTCQYTGNPIKTVSWMKDGKAIGHSEPVLRIESVKKEDKGMYQCFVRNDQESAEASAELKLGGRFDPPVIRQAFQEETMEPGPSVFLKCVAGGNPTPEISWELDGKKIANNDRYQVGQYVTVNGDVVSYLNITSVHANDGGLYKCIAKSKVGVAEHSAKLNVYGLPYIRQMEKKAIVAGETLIVTCPVAGYPIDSIVWERDNRALPINRKQKVFPNGTLIIENVERNSDQATYTCVAKNQEGYSARGSLEVQVMVLPQIVPFAYEDVINMGDSIDLFCQIQKGDRPIKVHWSFERNAGEPGSDYQQPQMRTNRISGKTSMLSIPSATQAHTGRYTCIASNKAGTTTYSVDLTVNVPPRWILEPTDKAFAQGSDAKVECKADGFPKPQVTWKKAVGDTPGEYKDLKKSDNIRVEEGTLHVDNIQKTNEGYYLCEAINGIGSGLSAVIMISVQAPPEFTEKLRNQTARRGEPAVLQCEAKGEKPIGILWNMNNMRLDPKNDNRYTIREEILSTGVMSSLSIKRTERSDSALFTCVATNAFGSDDASINMIVQEVPEMPYALKVLDKSGRSVQLSWAQPYDGNSPLDRYIIEFKRSRASWSEIDRVIVPGHTTEAQVQKLSPATTYNIRIVAENAIGTSQSSEAVTIITAEEAPSGKPQNIKVEPVNQTTMRVTWKPPPRTEWNGEILGYYVGYKLSNTNSSYVFETINFITEEGKEHNLELQNLRVYTQYSVVIQAFNKIGAGPLSEEEKQFTAEGTPSQPPSDTACTTLTSQTIRVGWVSPPLESANGVIKTYKVVYAPSDEWYDETKRHYKKTASSDTVLHGLKKYTNYTMQVLATTAGGDGVRSVPIHCQTEPDVPEAPTDVKALVMGNAAILVSWRPPAQPNGIITQYTVYSKAEGAETETKTQKVPHYQMSFEATELEKNKPYEFWVTASTTIGEGQQSKSIVAMPSDQVPAKIASFDDTFTATFKEDAKMPCLAVGAPQPEITWKIKGVEFSANDRMRVLPDGSLLIKSVNRQDAGDYSCHAENSIAKDSITHKLIVLAPPQSPHVTLSATTTDALTVKLKPHEGDTAPLHGYTLHYKPEFGEWETSEVSVDSQKHNIENLLCGSRYQVYATGFNNIGAGEASDILNTRTKGQKPKLPEKPRFIEVSSNSVSLHFKAWKDGGCPMSHFVVESKKRDQIEWNQISNNVKPDNNYVVLDLEPATWYNLRITAHNSAGFTVAEYDFATLTVTGGTIAPSRDLPELSAEDTIRIILSNLNLVVPVVAALLVIIIAIIVICILRSKGNHHKDDVVYNQTMGPGATLDKRRPDLRDELGYIAPPNRKLPPVPGSNYNTCDRIKRGRGGLRSNHSTWDPRRNPNLYEELKAPPVPMHGNHYGHAHGNAECHYRHPGMEDEICPYATFHLLGFREEMDPTKAMNFQTFPHQNGHAGPVPGHAGTMLPPGHPGHVHSRSGSQSMPRANRYQRKNSQGGQSSIYTPAPEYDDPANCAEEDQYRRYTRVNSQGGSLYSGPGPEYDDPANCAPEEDQYGSQYGGPYGQPYDHYGSRGSMGRRSIGSARNPGNGSPEPPPPPPRNHDMSNSSFNDSKESNEISEAECDRDHGPRGNYGAVKRSPQPKDQRTTEEMRKLIERNETGPKQLQLQQTNGAGFTAYDTMAV